The Candidatus Binataceae bacterium region CCAGGTCTATGTCAGCATCGGCTACTATATTGTCACCGCGCGCGCCGCTTTGGCCGCGGTTCCGCGCGATCTGCAGGATATCGCCGGCTTGCTCGGAGCCAAGCCGGGCGAAACCTTCCGCCGCGTGACCCTGCCGATGGCGCGCTTGGGGCTGGCCGCGGCGATCAGCATCGCCTGGCTGCGCGCGTTGGGAGAATTCGGGGCGGTGATCGTGACCGCCTATTATCCGGCCGGAATGCCGGTGCAATTGTGGATCAATCTGCAGAACGCGGGCCTGCCCGCGGTGATGCCACTGCTGGTGATTTTTCTAGTTACCGCACTACCGCTGCCCTGGCTGATTCACACCCTGGCCCAGGACGGCCTGGCGCGGGAGCATTGAGGGGCGGTCACGATGCTGGAGGTGGAAATCGTCAAGGCGCGACGCGACTTCGTGGTCGAGGTGGCCCTGAGGTTGGCGCCCGGCGAGCGGCGCGCGATCTTTGGCGCCTCGGGCGCAGGCAAAAGCACGGTGCTGTCGTGTATTGCCGGCTTCGAGGTGCCTGACCGCGGGCATATCAGCTTCGCCGGGCGATGGCTATTTCCGCCGCCGATGCCGTTGCATCAACGCCGCTTGGGCTATCTGGCCCAGCGCGATCTGCTCTTCCCGCATCTGAGTGTGGCGCAAAACGTCTGCTTCGGCCTGCGCACGCCCAATGATGCCGCCGGACAATGGCTGGGTGAACTCAAAGAGCGGCTTGAGTTGGCCCCGATTTGGCGAGCGCGCGCCAACCATATCTCGGGTGGGCAAGCGCGCCGGGTCGCGATGGCTCGGATGCTAGCTCCGCGTCCCGAGCTGGTGTTGCTCGACGAACCGTTCGCCGGGATGGATTGGGCCACGGCCTCCGATCTGCTCACCGCCCTAATGCAATGGCATCGGCGCCTTAACTTCTCGCTGCTCGCGGTTGACCATCGCAGCGCCATCTTAAGCCGGCTCTGCCCCCAGGCCCTGGTAATGGAGCAGGGGCGCATCGTGCAGAGCGGAGCGTGGGAGGAGCTGGCCGCCGCGCCCGCCACGCCGCTGCTGGCGCGCCTGCTGGCCAGCGCCGATCTCAGCTCCGCTCCGGAATCCGCTCCAGCTCGCTGAGCCAGACCGCGACCTCTCCGTCGGAGGGGGCGCGATAGTCGCCGCGGGGCGAAAGCGAGCCGCCCGATCCGACCTTGGGTGCATTAGGGATGCAACTGCGTTTGTACTGGCTTAAGCCAAAGAATCGATTCAGAAAAATTTTTAAATTACTCTTGATCGCGGCTAGATCGTACTGGTGGCGTTGCGCAGCGGGTATGTCGGGCCATTGGCCGCGACTGCTGTCTCCCCATGCGCAGTAAGCCAAAAACGCTACCCGCGAGGGCAAAAACCCGAACCGCAGGATGTAGTAAAGGTTGAAGTCCTGCAGCTCGTAGGGACCGATGATCGCCTCGGTGTCCTGCGCCGGCTCGTGATCGCCCGCGCCCGGGACCAGCTCAGGGCTGACCGGGGTGGCCAGAATATCGCGCAGCACCTCACTTGCCTCCGGGCCCAGCCGGCCGCGGTCGGCAACCCAGCGCACGACGTGGCGAATGAGGGTCTTGGGCACGCTGGCGTTGACGGCGTAATGCGACATCTGATCGCCCACCCCGTAAGTGCACCACCCCAGCGCCAGCTCGCTCAAGTCGCCGGTGCCCACCACCAGTGCCTGATGGAGATTGGCCAGGCGAAATAGATGGGAGGTGCGCTCGCCGGCCTGCACGTTCTCGAAGGTCACATCGTATACCGCCTGGCCGTCGCTGTAGGGATGGCCGATGTCGCGCAGCATCTGGCCGGCGGCCGGGCGGATATCCAGCTCGTGCGCCTGGCATCCCACCGCCGCCATCAGGCGGCGCGCCTGCTCCAGGGTGCGTCGGCTGGTAGCAAAACCCGGCATCGTGTAGGCAAGCAGATTGGTCCGTGGATGGCCCAGCCGATCCAAGGCCTGGGCGCTGACCAGCAAAGCCTGGGTGGAATCCAGGCCGCCGGAGACCCCGATTACCAGCCGCTCGATCCCGCTTGCCGCCATTCGCTTGACCAGCCCCTGAACCTGAATCTCGTACACCTCGGCGCAGCGCTCGTCGCGGCGCGCCGGATCGGCCGGCACGTAGGGAAAGCGCTCGTAATCTCGCCGCAGCAACAGCCGACCCTGACGGGGCAGCTGCAAATCGAAGTCGAGGGTACGGAAGCCGCGCAGGCGCTCGCGCTCCCCTCGCGCATTCTGGTTGAAGGTATCCTGGCGCATCCGCTCCTGGCTTAGGCGGCGAAGATCGATCTCGGCGCTGATAAGTTGCGGTCCTGGGGCAAAGCGCTCGGATTGCGCGAGCAGGCTGCCGTTTTCGTAGATTAGAGCGTGACCGTCCCAGGCCAGATCGGTGGTGGATTCACCCGGTCCGGCGCCAGAATAGAGATAAGCTGCCAGACAGCGGGCCGACTGGCCACCAACCAGTTGATGGCGATAGTCGGCTTTACCTACGGTAATGTTGGAAGCGGACAGATTGAGCAGGACGGTGGCGCCGGCCAGCGCGCCGTAGGCCGAGGGCGGTACCGGCACCCACAGATCCTCGCAAATCTCCACGTGAAAGGTGAACAGCGGCTGCGTGCGCGCACGAAAAAGCAGATTGTTCCCGAAGGGAATCGCGCGTTGACCGCACAGCTCGATCTCCTGGCTGGAGGCAGCGGCCGCCGGGGCAAACTGGCGCGACTCATAGAACTCGCGATAATTGGGCAGATAGCTCTTGGGCACCACCCCCAGGATGCGGCCAGCACCGAACACGACCGCGCAATTGAACAGGAAGTGATCGACTTGCAGGGGCGTGCCCACCACGCCAAGGATGGGCAGCTTAGCGCTGGCCGCCACGATCTGCTCCAGCGCCGCCTCGCAACCCTCCAGTAGCGCGCGCTGGTGGAAGAGATCGTCGCAGCTATAGGCCGAGAGCCCCAACTCTGGCATCAGCACGAGCACCGCGCGCTCGGCCGCCGCCTGCTCCATCAGGGCGATAGTCTGGGCGCCATTATAAGCTGGATCGGCCACCCGCAGCAGCGGAGTCGCCACCGCCAGTCGGACAAAATCGTGGTTGTATAAGTTGAAGAACTCCGCGCCTGCTTTCACTGGACCCTCCTCATCGGATTTCCAAGCGACCGGTAGGGCGCCAGTTGGCCTGCCACCCTGCTCGGGCGGATGGTCAACTGGGCCGCGTCACCTCAAGGCGCAAGGCGGAGCGGGCCCTGTATGGGCTGGGGGCGGAGAACCTACTGGCGTGGCGCGAGCGCGGATTGGAGCAGGGTCTTCAACTCGCCGCTTTCGTAGAGTTCGCGCAGGATGTCGCAGCCGCCCACGAATTGGCCGTCGATATAGACCTGAGGGATAGTGGGCCAATTGCTATAGACCTTGATGGCTTCGCGCAAATCGGGATCGGACAGCACGTCGGCGCTACCAAAGGGCACGCCCAGCTCCTCCAGCATCTCCACCGTGGCGGCCGAGAAGCCGCAGCGAGGAAAACTCGGCGTACCTTTCATGAAAACCATCACCTTGTTGCCGCGGATGGCACTCTCGATTTTCTCGATGACGTCTTCAGCCATGGGATCTGCTACCTCTGTTGGCCATACTGTTCGGGAGTCAATGCCTTCAAGGTCAGGGCGTGTACTTCACCACCAACCGCCTGGCCCAGAGTTCGATATACCGTTTGATGGCGCTGGACCAGATTCAGTCCAGCGAATTTATCACTGACAATCAGCGCTTCAAAATGATCGCCGGTGCCGGTGAAATCGCGCACCTCGACATAGGCGCCTGGCAGCCCGGCCTCGATTCGGCGTTTTACCTCTTCCGCTGACATGTTTCCGATTGTAGCTCCAAGACGGCGGTGGAATCCACCACCGGAGGGTTGCCTGAAGCCCTGCCTTTAGCGCCGCGGGCGACGCTGAAGGGCGGCCTGCACCGACTGAAACAGCGCCTGCTCGCTAAAGGGTTTGACCAGGAAGTCCACGGCGCCGCCCTGCCGGGCTTGTGCGATGACCAAGGGATCGTCCAACGCGGTCATGAAGATGATAGGAGGCGGCGTCGCCGTGGTGGCCAACTGGCGCTGCAGTTCAAGTCCGCTCATCCCCGCCATCCGCAGGTCCAGCAGCAGGCAGGAGGCCTTTTTGGCGCGCGCAGAGGCCAGAAATTCCTCGGCCGAAGCATAGCAACTCGCCGAGTAGCCCGCCGCGCTGAACAGGCTCTCCAGCGCCTCGCGTACCGACTCATCGTCGTCCACGATTGCTATAAATGCCTCCCCAGGCTCGGTCACGACTCAACCTCCGAGAACTCGCCGCGGTGGTCCAGGGAAGCCATCCTCATTTAGCGATCAAGGGCAGGGTGAATTGAAAAATCGCACCGCCCCCGGGATTGGCCTCCGCCCACAGATGGCCGCCGTGAGCCTCGATGATGGTTCGGCTGATCGACAGTCCCATCCCCATCCCGCGTCGCTTGGTTGAGAAAAAAGTCTCGAACAAGCGGTTAGCCGCGGCCGGGTCAATCCCCACCCCACGGTCGCGCACCTCTACTCGCAGCAAGTGATCGTCACCAAGCGCGGTGCAAATCGTCAAGTGGCGTGCGCGTACGCTTACGGCGTGCATCGCCTCAATGGCGTTGAGAATCAGATTGATGAGCACCTGCTGAAGTTGGACCCGGTCGCCATCGATCGGCGGCAAAGTGGCAAACTCGGTGCTCAAGGTTATCTGATGCTCGTTGATCTCGCTGCGCAGCAAAGGCAGGGTCTCGCCAATCAATTGGTTGATATCCACTGGGTCACGCGCCTGTGCCGCCTTGTTGACCAATGAGCGGATCTGGCTGAGAACTCGGCCGGCCCGCTCGCCATCGCGCACGATGCGATGCAGGGCGGCACGCGATTGCTCGAGATTGGGCGTGGCCGCCGCCAGCCAGCGTAACCCGGCGCCGGCGTTGGTCACGATCGCGGCCAGGGGTTGGTTGATTTCATGGGCGATGGATGCCGCCAACTCGCCCATCATTAACACCCGCGCCACCCGAGAAAGTTCACCGCGAGTCTGGCGCAACTCCGCTTCGGCCTGCTTCGATTCGGTAATCTGAGCCTGCAGGGCCTGGTGGCTAGTGACGAGATCGGCAGTCTGCTCGCGTACTCGCAACTCCAGGCTATCGCGAGCTTGGCGCAAGAGATCATCCGTCCGTTTCTGACGTCCAGCCAACCAGCCCACGAAGAGTGCGGACAAGGTGGTAGTAACCAATAGCGGCAAATCGGCGACCGACAGGTTCCAAGACGGGGTCGGCGGCACTATGAAGTAGGCGACCGCCAGCGATGACAGCAGGGCCGCGATCAGTCCGGGACCGATTCCACCCACATATGCGCAGATTAAGGTAGCGGCGAAGAACAACGGGGTTTGCGGGCGCTCGGGGATAACGGACAGCGTAATGATCAGCGCCGCCACCACCAACAACGCCGCTAACAGGTAGCCCAGCACGCCAGAGCCAAGCATTTGTATTTGGCCGGGTTTGATTATCGCCAGCCGCTTCAGCGACCGGCAGGGCCAATCCTCACGCAGCGCGCACATGGCGCGACCCCTGACCACGGAGCCTCCGCAATCTTGAGAATTCCGCCTCCCCGCTTTCCTAACCGTTTACTGTAGCATCGGTGGCGCGTAGCGTAGCAAGCTTTCCCCTCTTCAACCGGCCATGGCCCTGACCCTTAGTCGATTTGGGTAATTTTTACAAAAAGTTGGCGAACTGGATCGACGAAATGACCGAAAGTGCCACAGTCAGTCGGTGGCATGGATTTCGCTTTACCGCGGGCCAGGCAGATACCCTGATGGAAAGAAAGCTGAACCTCGTGGTCCTAAGCGCTCGCGCGCTGGTTGCCGGTCTGTTCGCAACCGTGGCGATGTCCTGCGCCCCTGGAGCGAGGAACAGCCTGCCCTCGCCCGCGGCCATCGCAGTGGTGCCATCCAAAGTTTCCGCCCGGCCTGCCAAAGTCGTGATGGCATCGTGGTACGGCCCGGGCTTCGCGGGACGGCGCACGGCCAGCGGCGAGCGTTTCGATCCGTCACGGTTGACCGCCGCATCGCCCACCTTGCCCTTGGGCTCCAAGGTATTGGTGACCAATTTGAGCAACGGACACTCGGTAGCGGTGCGAATTAACGATTGCGGCCCCTACGTTCACGGCCGTCAATTGGACCTGTCGCGCCAAGCGGCGCGTCGCCTGGCCATGATTCACAAAGGTGTCAGCCCGGTCTCGGTGCGTGTGATAGCCACCCCAGCCCATCCAGAGGTTTGCGGTTTTCCCCGCAGGAAAATCAGGCATCGGCGCTCTCGCGAATCCTACGCTCGGCTGATATACGCGCGCCAGGCCAGCGAAATCGCCGGTTTTTAGCACCCCCAAGCTTCGGGAACTTCGGTCGCCCGCGATGGCTTAAACTACGCGCAGGGCTGGATTCTTTTTATCTCGGTCCTGCGAAGGAGTAGGATTAATTCTATGTTATTGCGGATTGGCCCGGTAGTGCATGAACCAATCGGTCGGCGCCGCCTGCTAATGGGGTTGGCGCTGGTGCCGCTGGCGGCGGCAGTGGTGCTGGCGGGTGGAATAGGTGCCGCCCAGGAGCGGGTGGAGATCGTTGAGTTCACCGACGCCGGGCGCAGGAAAGGGAGTTTTATGGAGGACAAGGTGGTTAAGACCGAGGCCGAATGGCGCCGCCAGTTGACCCCAGAGCAGTTCGAAGTCACCCGGCGCAAAGGCACCGAACCGGCCTTCCACAACCAGTACTTCAACAACCACGCGCCGGGGTTGTACCGCTGTGTATGCTGCGGCAACGCCTTATTCAGCTCGCAGACCAAGTTCGATTCGGGCACCGGCTGGCCCAGCTTCTACCAGCCGGTCGCGCCGGAGAACATTGCCACCGCTCGCGATACGTCCTACTTCATGGTCCGCACAGAGGTTACCTGTGCCCGTTGCCAGGCCCACCTCGGCCACGTCTTCGACGATGGGCCGCAACCCACCGGTTTGCGTTACTGCATAAACTCGGCCGCGTTGGATTTCGTTCCCGCCAAAACGGGCAGCGCTTAATGCTGGAAGCGCTCGGGATGAAGCACGCGGTATACCGGCGCCACCGTGCGATCCTCCTCAACCAGAGTGAGGCGATCGATTTCGGCCAGGTCGGCAGGGGTGAAGCGCACGTCCAACGCCTTGAGGTTGGCCTCCAGATGAGCGGGTGAATCGGCCCCGGCGATAATCGTTGCCATCATCGGGCGCGTCAGCAGCCACGCCAGCGCCATCTGGGGCAAGCTCCAGCCGCGGCTTTGGGCCAGGGCCATCAGCTTTTCCTGTACGTCCCAGTTGCGGTCGCTGATCCAGGTCTGGAAGGTGGCGCGGCTGGCGCCGCGGCTGCCTTGGGGCGGAGCTTGGCCGCGACGATAAGTCCCGGTCAACAAGCCGCCCGCCAGCGGCAGATAGGCGTCCATCCCCAGGCCGTACTTGATGCAAAAGGGGACCATCCGCTTCTCTATGTCGCGATAGAGTAGATTGTAGAAGTCTTGGCACAGCACGAACCCGTTCCATCCCCGCTGCTGGGCCGTCCATTGGGCCTCGCAGACCTCCCATTCGAAAAAATTGGAGGCACCCAGGTAGCGTACCTTGCCCTGGCGCACCAAATTATCGAGCGCGCCCATCGACTCCTCGATCGGGGTGCGGCGGTCGGGTTCGTGAACTTGGTAGAGATCGATATAGTCGGTCTGCAAGCGGCGCAGGCTGGCTTCGCACGCGGCAATGATGTGCTGGCGTGAGGCGCCCCGATCGCTCTCGCGCGGCCCCACAGGATTACCGAACTTGGTTGCGATTATCGCCTGGTGCCGGCGCCCGCGCAGGGCCTTGCCTAAAAACTCTTCGGAGCGGCCGCGGTTATACGAATCCGCCGTGTCGAAAAAACTTATCTCCAATTCCAGCGCGCGGTTTACGATCGCCACCGCCGTGGCTTCGTCAACCTCCGCGCCAAACGGATTGCATCCCAAGCCGAAGGCCGAGACATGAAGGCCGGATTTTCCTACTTGGCGATATTCCATGGTCTGCTCCGATGGCGAAAATTTAGTCGCCATTGTAATTCAAAACGTCGCGACACCATCGTCGATGTTACCGTGGGCGCGCTTCAAACCTGCGTTGCGGTGCGGGACTTGCCCCAGTATCGCCGGGCTGCCATTGGGTATAGTGGGATGGGCTGCTCATGCCCGCCCCGAGGCTAGCTACCGAAATAATCTATTTTCATTGCGGCGCGCACCTGGCCCATCGTGTCACGCGCCACCTCGCGCCCGCGCCGAGTGCCCTCCATCAGGATCTCGCGCACGCGCTCGGGATGGGCCTCGTACTCCGCGCGGCGCTCGCGGATGGGGGCCAGGAAATTGTCCAACGCCTCGAACAGGCGCTGTTTGACCTCCACGTCGCCCACGGTTCCGGCCACATAACGCGCCTTGAGTTCGTCCACTTGCGCCTTATCGGGGTTGAACGCGTCGTGATAGGTGAAGACCGGATTGCCCTCGACGTGGCCGGGATCGGTGGGATGGATACGGGTGGGATCGGTGAACATCGACATCACCCGCTTGCGCAGGGTCTCCCTGCTATCGCTCAGGTAGATACAATTGTTGAGCGACTTGGACATTTTGGCACCGCCGTCGGTGCCGGGTAGACGCGCGACCTCGCCCAGCATTGGACGCGGCTCTACCAGCACCTTACCGTAGAGACGGTTGAAGCGGCGCACGATCTCGCGCGCCTGCTCGATCATCGGCAACTGGTCCTCGCCCACCGGCACCAAGTGGGCCTTGAAGATGGTGATATCGGCGGCTTGTGAAATCGGATAGGACCAGAAACCCACCGGCACGCCGCGGACGAAATTGCGCTGCTTGATCTCCTCTTTGACCGTGGGATTGCGCTCCAGGGTCGCCACCGTCACCAGGTTCATAAAATAGATCGTCAGCTCGGCCAGCTCCGGCACCATAGATTGGACCACGATCTTGACCTGCGCCGGGTCCAGGCCGACCGCAAGATAGTCCATCGCGACCTGTAGCAGGTTGTCACCCAGGACTTCGGGACGCTCGAAGTTGTCGGTGAGCGCCTGCACGTCGGCAATCAGGATAAAGGTGTCGTACTCGTGCTGGAGACGGATGCGATTTTTGAGCGATCCCACGAAGTGGCCCAGATGGAGCCGGCCAGTGGGGCGATCTCCGGTCAGGATGATTTTTTTCATGACGGATCAGGCAAGTAGGCCGCGCAAAAGCGCCAACGCCTCCACATCTTCCCTGAGATCGGGCCCCTTGGGCGTCTCCAGGCACATCGGCAGTTCCGCAAAGCGCGGATCGTTGAGCAGGCGGCGGAAAGTCTCCACCCCCAGAAAGCCCTGGCCGATAGCCTCGTGCCGATCGACCCGCGAGCCCAGCGGTTTCTTGGAGTCGTTGAGATGAAAGGCGGCCAGGCGCCCAAGCCCGATGGCCTCGTCCAGTTCGGCGAAGGTCTGGTCGTAACCCTCCTGCGTGCGCAAGTCATAGCCAGCGGCGAAGGCGTGCTCGGTGTCAAAACACAGCCGCAGGCGCTCGCTTTCCTGTACTGAATCGAAGATCTGAGCCATCTGGGAAAAATTGTAACCCAGATTGGTGCCCTGACCAGCGGTAATCTCCAAGGTCACCCGAACCTTGAAGCCGGCGCAGGCGCGATGGGCCTGATCGATGGATCGCGCGATCGCAGCAATGCCAGCCGCCTCGCCCGAGCCGACGTGGGAGCCGGGATGGGCCACCAGGTTGGGGATGCCCAGCGCCTCGCAACGGTTGAGTTCGTCGATAAAGCCGGCAACCGAGCGCTGGCGCAACCGCTCGTCGGGCGCGCCCAGGTTGAGCAGGTAAGAGTCGTGGGCGATTACGATCGCGATGCCACTGGTGCGTTGATTTTCGCGGAAGGCGCCGATCTCTTCTTCGCTATAGGGCTTGCTCGCCCACTGGCGCGCCGATTTGGTGAAGATCTGGATACATTGGCAGCCCACTTCCTGCCCGCGCCGCAAGCCTTCGCCCACCCCGCCGGCGATCGGCATGTGTGCACCCAACAGTGGTCCACGCCGTCCCGCTTCGTTGCTCATCGCTCCTCCCTGCCTCGATTCCAAACAGGCCATCGGCTCCGCCGCTCCTCGCGGACCTCGTCGAGCAGGCGTTTAGCCATGTTCATGGCCCGCCCAAACGCCAAGGCCATCGTGCTTTAAAAGTAGTTGCCGCTGACCAGCGGATCAAACGCAGTGCGGCGGCGTGGCCATCCAAGACCACTTCGGGCGCGGTCCCGAGCTGCGCGGTTCAGAGGCTGGCGAAACGCGGCATTACCTCCTCGGCGAACAGGCGAACCGAGGCTAGGGCCGCTGGCTGCGGCATGACGTTGAAATTGACCTGCAGGGAGGCCTGCTCGTAGGCCCCGAATTCCTCGCGGCTGCGCGCGATTGAGTCGGCAATCTCCTGGGGCGAACCAATCCAGGCCGAGCAGTTCTCGATCAGATGCTCCATCGTGATCCGTTTGAGCCCCTCGACGATCTTGTCGTAGTTGGGATAATCGCGCGAGGAGACTCCTTGAATCCAGTCCGAAGAGGCGTCGAGCAGGGTGGCCAGATAGTTGCTCAGCGGACCGCGAGCCAGCTCGCGGGCGCGGGCACCGTCGCGATCGCAGAACATGTGAAAGGCCAACATCACTTCGCCCGGTCCGGGATGGCCGGCCTTACGGCGAGCCTCGCGGTAAGCCGTGATCAGCTCACGCATCGCGGCGCCGGTCAGGGGAATCGCCATCACGTTGTAATTCATTCGGCCGGCAAACTCGAAGGTCTCGGCGGTGTTGAGCGCGGCTATATAAAACTTCGGGCGCGGCTTCTGGGTCGGCCGGGGCAGCGAGGTGGTGTTTTCGATGGTATGGAACTGGCCGTGATGAGTAACGTTTTCCCGGGTCAGAAGCAATTCGACCTGCTCCAGCCCCTCGCGGAAGCGAGCCATCGATTCGTTGGGCGAGATGCCAAAGCGGCGAAACTCGTGAGGCAGAAAGGCGCGAGCGAAGCCCACCTCCAGACGCCCGTCGCTAATCGCGTCGAGCATCCCGATTTCGCCTGCCAGTTTGAGAGGATGATTGAACACCGGCAGAACGGCGCCGGTCACCAGCCGCAGCCGGCGGGTACGTTGGGATGCGGCGGCCAGAAACAGCATTGGATTAGGACTGTATCCGCCGTAATGATGGAAGTAGTGCTCGACGATCCGGGCGTGGGTGTAGCCCAGACGGTCGGCCTGCTCGGCCAGCTCCAGGGTGTCGCGAAAATAATCGCGGGCGGTTTTCTGCTCGGGCTTAACGTCGGGAAAGAACTGTACGCCGAATTCCATGCTTTATTCTAACGCTGAGGCTGTCAGCGGTCAGCCGCTAACTTGGAGTAAATGCCGGCCGATTTCAAGCCATCAATGAAGGAAAAGGCTTTCATGGGCCAAGCGCGTCGTCATTAGTGAAAGTGGCAGGCACTCCCCGCCCGATCCCTGAACAGCCACAGCCTGCGACGCCGCGAGCCTGGACAACCATCAATTCCCTGGCCCTAGGGACTTCATTGTTCAATTGCAACCTTCCGTCGCTGACCCGGGAGCGGATTAAGGTAGGGTATGTCAATGCTCCGAAGCGGCGCTACCGCCAACCAGGTAAGCCGCTTTTCGGGGCCGGGGCAGCGGTCGGTGCGAAGCGCCGGGTGATCAACCCGCTGGGGTGAGCATTTCCTTCAGCGCCGCCGCCAAGTTGTGGCTGGCTTCCTGGCCGCTGCCCAATTTAGTCAGGGCGTAGCGCTCATCGGGATCGAGCCGGGCCCAGGCGGGAGCGTTCAAGGTAAAACCTAAAGTTTCGGCGCGTTGGACCAGATCCTCGGGTGGGTTGGGGGGCGGCTCGGCCTGTTCCTGAGCCTCCGCGGGCAGTATCCCGGGCTCTCCATTGATTCGCCCCAGCGATTCGCGAATGAACTGGGCCAAAACCTCGCGCTCCTCTTCCAAGTTGGCCGGCAGATGGCAGATGGCTAGCCGATCGATGCGGGGAAGCTGCTGCCAGTGTTTGAGGCTGATCTTGAGTCCCACCCGATCCAGCTTGCGCCGCACCGCCATCGGCACGCAGTCCAGATTCTCGGCGATATTACCTTCGAATTTAAAGCGACGAATCACAAATACCCTCGTCCTAAGCTCCTAGACCTTACCAGATTGGCCGCCGCTAGCGCGAGCATCCCTCCCAACGCCCAGGATGCGTTCGGGGTGAGTGTAGATGTTAAAGCCGTGCTCGCGCAGGAAGCCTACGATCGTCAGGCCCAACGCCTCGCCGGTCTGGACCGCCAGCGAAGAGGGCGCCGAGACCGCGGCCACTATCGGCACGCCACCGGCGGCGGCTTTTTGGACCAGCTCGAAGCTGAGCCGCCCGCTCACCATCAGGGCACAGCGCTCGAGCGGCACCATCTGACGAAGCAGCGCCCATCCGATCAGCTTGTCAACCGCGTTATGGCGGCCAACGTCCTCGCGCAGCGCCAGCAGCGGCAATTGGCTCGGCCCAGCATCGGGTGGCGTCAGGCCGAAGAGCGCGGCGGCGTGCAGGCCGCCGGTGGCCTCGAAGACCGTTTGGGCCGCGCGCATCTGGGTCACCATCGCGAGCAGGCGCGCTCCATCCACCGTGATCGCAGTGGTCACGGGGAGGATTCGGCGTTGGAGCGATTCGATACTGGTTTTGCCGCACACTCCGCAACTAGAGGAGACGACGAAGTTGCGACGCAGGCGCTCGCGCAGTCCGGCAGCCGGAACGTCGAGCACGATATCGACGGCGTTGGGCTCGGGCGCGCCCTTGGGTCCGGGAACGGCGCGCAACTCGCCGATTTCACCGGCGCTGGCAATGAAGCCCTCGCTGAAGAGAAAGCCGGCCGCCAACTCGTGGTCGTGGCCCGGGGTACGCATCGTCAGCGTGAAGCGGCGGCCACCCAGACGGATTTCCAGCGGCTCCTCGGCCGCCAGCAGTTCACGGCTGACGCCGAGCGAAACACCGGCGCGCCACTTGAAGGCCGGATGGGGGACGATGGCGGGCGCGGCCATCGCTTCGGGACGGTGCCGCCCGCCGCCCATCATCGGTCCTATCGGCTCACCGCGGGCGGCGCGGAGGCCAGACTGTGCACCGCCTGGCGGACCGGCTCGTTCAGTTCAGGCGCCCCGGTTTGTTCGAGATACGCGAGGATTTCGCGCCGCATCCGCGGCTCCCAGAAATTTTTCAGATGCTGCGCGATTTCTTTAACCGCTTTGTCCCGATCGGGATAGGCCGCGAAGTAGTCGCCGATCTGGTTGGCCATCTTAATCAAATGGGGAAGATTCATCGCACCCGGTCCGCCGCTATTTAGCCGCGATCGCCTCGCCCTGCCCGGCCGCCTGAGGCTGACGGCGGCGGACCGGCGCGGGCCGGACCTGCACCGCGGTGACCTTGTATTCGGGGCAGTTGGTGGCCCAGTCCGAGTTGTCGGTGGTAACCACGTTGGCCTGGGTCTCAGGATGATGGAAGGTGGTATAGACCACACCCGGTGCCACGCGCGAGGTTATTTCGGCGCGCAGCGTGATCGCGCCCGCGCGGCTGCGCACTTCCACCCGATCGCCGTCCTTGATACCGCGCTGCTCGGCGTCGTGAGGATGGATCTCCAGCACGTCTTCGCGATGCCAAGCCACGTTGGCGGTGCGCCGGGTCTGAGTGCCGACGTTGTACTGGGAGAGGATTCGCCCGGTGGTCAACAGCAACGGATAGCGCGGGCCGGTGCGCTCGTCGGTGGGCACGAAAGCGGTCAGCGTGAACTTGCCCCGGCCACGCACGAAGGAATCGACGTGCATTACCGGCGTGCCGGCCGGCGCCTGCGCGTTGC contains the following coding sequences:
- a CDS encoding ATP-binding cassette domain-containing protein → MLEVEIVKARRDFVVEVALRLAPGERRAIFGASGAGKSTVLSCIAGFEVPDRGHISFAGRWLFPPPMPLHQRRLGYLAQRDLLFPHLSVAQNVCFGLRTPNDAAGQWLGELKERLELAPIWRARANHISGGQARRVAMARMLAPRPELVLLDEPFAGMDWATASDLLTALMQWHRRLNFSLLAVDHRSAILSRLCPQALVMEQGRIVQSGAWEELAAAPATPLLARLLASADLSSAPESAPAR
- a CDS encoding NAD(+) synthase, producing MKAGAEFFNLYNHDFVRLAVATPLLRVADPAYNGAQTIALMEQAAAERAVLVLMPELGLSAYSCDDLFHQRALLEGCEAALEQIVAASAKLPILGVVGTPLQVDHFLFNCAVVFGAGRILGVVPKSYLPNYREFYESRQFAPAAAASSQEIELCGQRAIPFGNNLLFRARTQPLFTFHVEICEDLWVPVPPSAYGALAGATVLLNLSASNITVGKADYRHQLVGGQSARCLAAYLYSGAGPGESTTDLAWDGHALIYENGSLLAQSERFAPGPQLISAEIDLRRLSQERMRQDTFNQNARGERERLRGFRTLDFDLQLPRQGRLLLRRDYERFPYVPADPARRDERCAEVYEIQVQGLVKRMAASGIERLVIGVSGGLDSTQALLVSAQALDRLGHPRTNLLAYTMPGFATSRRTLEQARRLMAAVGCQAHELDIRPAAGQMLRDIGHPYSDGQAVYDVTFENVQAGERTSHLFRLANLHQALVVGTGDLSELALGWCTYGVGDQMSHYAVNASVPKTLIRHVVRWVADRGRLGPEASEVLRDILATPVSPELVPGAGDHEPAQDTEAIIGPYELQDFNLYYILRFGFLPSRVAFLAYCAWGDSSRGQWPDIPAAQRHQYDLAAIKSNLKIFLNRFFGLSQYKRSCIPNAPKVGSGGSLSPRGDYRAPSDGEVAVWLSELERIPERS
- the grxD gene encoding Grx4 family monothiol glutaredoxin — translated: MAEDVIEKIESAIRGNKVMVFMKGTPSFPRCGFSAATVEMLEELGVPFGSADVLSDPDLREAIKVYSNWPTIPQVYIDGQFVGGCDILRELYESGELKTLLQSALAPRQ
- a CDS encoding BolA family transcriptional regulator, with translation MSAEEVKRRIEAGLPGAYVEVRDFTGTGDHFEALIVSDKFAGLNLVQRHQTVYRTLGQAVGGEVHALTLKALTPEQYGQQR
- a CDS encoding response regulator is translated as MTEPGEAFIAIVDDDESVREALESLFSAAGYSASCYASAEEFLASARAKKASCLLLDLRMAGMSGLELQRQLATTATPPPIIFMTALDDPLVIAQARQGGAVDFLVKPFSEQALFQSVQAALQRRPRR
- a CDS encoding ATP-binding protein, producing the protein MLGSGVLGYLLAALLVVAALIITLSVIPERPQTPLFFAATLICAYVGGIGPGLIAALLSSLAVAYFIVPPTPSWNLSVADLPLLVTTTLSALFVGWLAGRQKRTDDLLRQARDSLELRVREQTADLVTSHQALQAQITESKQAEAELRQTRGELSRVARVLMMGELAASIAHEINQPLAAIVTNAGAGLRWLAAATPNLEQSRAALHRIVRDGERAGRVLSQIRSLVNKAAQARDPVDINQLIGETLPLLRSEINEHQITLSTEFATLPPIDGDRVQLQQVLINLILNAIEAMHAVSVRARHLTICTALGDDHLLRVEVRDRGVGIDPAAANRLFETFFSTKRRGMGMGLSISRTIIEAHGGHLWAEANPGGGAIFQFTLPLIAK
- a CDS encoding septal ring lytic transglycosylase RlpA family protein, which codes for MERKLNLVVLSARALVAGLFATVAMSCAPGARNSLPSPAAIAVVPSKVSARPAKVVMASWYGPGFAGRRTASGERFDPSRLTAASPTLPLGSKVLVTNLSNGHSVAVRINDCGPYVHGRQLDLSRQAARRLAMIHKGVSPVSVRVIATPAHPEVCGFPRRKIRHRRSRESYARLIYARQASEIAGF